From Anopheles funestus chromosome 3RL, idAnoFuneDA-416_04, whole genome shotgun sequence, a single genomic window includes:
- the LOC125771384 gene encoding dentin sialophosphoprotein-like isoform X4 — MRLDCRWMLLPMLALFVEARDARAYRGGKAEYMKADRKGETQFQHQKTIDGAVLGCFGYVDGQGKMFVTHYLADVSGYRSVSLSAPDKITRDRLKLLRNGEDGPAADLFPVDCTEEGDLGKLQRMADKIKKEFESGNDDEEPQRKSPSYDKKGEPANPTEGGNVPKKSDNDSQKPKKQPSEAIPSEMPNKQQNVRLINVRDPSTFRKPVKKLVESVLPTRKSPTKPGVSNDKSDPANDSQAKAEPGNSTPEKLQYPKSSQQPNQVDQPQSNKRFEKPSEKEQDLSTKPNVAAKTTADTKNTKDDLAAEKPKDELNKDPTDRKQSPKSGNEPSKLYPETSKPEPKKESDKSATKNKKPNKDAKASEKPEDQQDDSNAEDELDDDSNDPKQSSKTGKEPSKADKESPKALTKKGSDDPKESSKSGTEPSKVDKESSKPEPKKGSDKPASKNKTPDDDAKASEKPEDQQDDLNAEDELDDDSNDPKQSSKSGKKPSMADKESSKPETKKGFDDPKESSKSGKEPSKADKESSKPEPKKGSDDPKESSKSGKEPSKADKESLKAETKKGSDDPKESSKSGTEPSKVDKEFSKPEPKKGSDKPASKNKTPDDDAKASEKPEDQQDDSNAEDELDDDSNAPKQSSKSGKEPSMADKESSKKEPKKGSDKPVSKNKKPHDDAKSSNQPDDQDAENEDGKSVEDDRNASKSVASRFSDPSGKSSNKGKTDPNSPSGPATREGPSASSLTNIYPTPPFEAELPSSGLSRPSDSNDVLPTISRVLPVNRDIIASLLGGGIGNKPPIAPKTAAPSATDGDVYDEVDDEEDTDSVDAETAEKQQKNEPEKPNQSRPEPTDAGSCIEIVLKVPTDARHVIVRTENPTFKTQDGASLNDLVNKIAPGVYDVQLAKFGKVVFEKYDKPSSEAGSGAPSNLGKAFNYDELVPKPRNSVSNARVPGDSTNAYLPKADNARSRVDVSGDAKSGKSARDENEPANQRHIPDRFLGKGRRG; from the exons ATGCGGCTAGACTGCAGATGG ATGCTTTTGCCAATGCTGGCACTTTTCGTCGAAGCTAGAGATGCACGAGCATATCGTGGAG GCAAAGCAGAATACATGAAAGCGGATCGTAAAGGAGAAACCCAGTTTCAGCATCAGAAAACTATCGATGGGGCCGTATTGGGATGCTTCGGATACGTTGACGGACAGGGAAAAATGTTTGTCACTCATTACTTGGCCGATGTGTCGGGATATCGGAGCGTAAGTTTGTCCGCTCCTGATAAAATCACCCGCGATCGTCTCAAATTGTTGAG GAACGGTGAAGATGGACCAGCAGCAGATCTATTTCCGGTCGACTGTACGGAGGAAGGAGATTTGGGAAAGTTGCAACGGATGGctgataaaataaagaaagagtTTGAGAGTGGTAATGATGATGAGGAACCGCAAAGGAAATCTCCCTCCTATGATAAGAAAGGAGAACCAGCCAATCCCACTGAAGGTGGAAATGTTCCGAAAAAGAGTGATAATGATAGTCAAAAGCcgaaaaaacaaccatcagAAGCAATTCCGAGTGAAatgccaaacaaacaacaaaatgttcGATTGATAAACGTCAGAGATCCGAGTACATTTAGAAAACCGGTAAAGAAACTCGTAGAAAGCGTATTACCGACACGGAAATCGCCAACTAAACCAGGTGTAAGTAACGATAAATCAGATCCTGCAAATGATTCTCAAGCGAAAGCAGAACCAGGAAATTCTACTCCTGAAAAACTGCAATATCCGAAGTCATCACAACAACCGAATCAAGTGGACCAGCCGCAATCTAATAAGCGATTTGAGAAACCTTCAGAAAAGGAACAGGACCTGTCCACAAAGCCAAATGTAGCAGCTAAGACAACGGCTGAtactaaaaatacaaaagacgATTTAGCAGCTGAAAAGCCAAAAGATGAACTGAATAAAGACCCAACTGATAGAAAGCAATCGCCGAAGTCCGGAAATGAACCAAGTAAGCTGTATCCAGAAACCTCAAAGCCTGAACCCAAGAAGGAGTCTGATAAGTctgcaaccaaaaacaaaaagcccaACAAAGATGCAAAGGCATCTGAGAAGCCCGAAGATCAACAAGACGATTCGAATGCGGAGGATGAATTAGACGATGATTCTAACGATCCTAAGCAATCGTCGAAGACAGGAAAGGAACCGAGTAAGGCCGATAAAGAATCTCCAAAGGCTTTAACCAAGAAGGGATCTGACGATCCTAAGGAATCGTCGAAGTCAGGAACAGAACCGAGTAAGGTCGACAAAGAATCCTCAAAGCCTGAACCGAAAAAGGGATCTGACAAGCCTGCAAGTAAGAACAAAACGCCCGACGATGATGCAAAAGCATCTGAGAAGCCTGAAGATCAACAAGACGATTTGAATGCGGAGGATGAATTAGACGATGATTCTAACGATCCTAAGCAATCGTCGAAGTCAGGAAAGAAACCGAGTATGGCCGACAAAGAATCCTCAAAGCCTGAAACCAAGAAGGGATTTGACGATCCTAAGGAATCGTCGAAGTCAGGAAAGGAACCAAGTAAGGCCGATAAAGAATCCTCAAAGCCTGAACCCAAGAAGGGATCTGACGATCCTAAGGAATCGTCGAAGTCAGGAAAGGAACCAA GCAAGGCCGATAAAGAATCTCTAAAGGCTGAAACCAAGAAGGGATCTGACGATCCTAAGGAATCGTCGAAGTCAGGAACAGAACCGAGTAAGGTCGACAAAGAATTCTCAAAGCCTGAACCGAAAAAGGGATCTGACAAGCCTGCAAGTAAGAACAAAACGCCCGACGATGATGCAAAGGCATCTGAGAAGCCTGAAGATCAACAAGACGATTCGAATGCGGAGGATGAATTAGACGATGATTCCAACGCTCCTAAGCAATCGTCGAAGTCAGGAAAAGAACCGAGTATGGCCGACAAAGAATCCTCAAAGAAAGAACCCAAGAAGGGATCTGACAAACCTGTAAGCAAGAACAAAAAGCCCCACGATGATGCAAAGTCGTCCAACCAACCTGATGATCAGGATGCTGAAAACGAAGACGGGAAATCGGTTGAAGATGACCGAAATGCTTCGAAATCAGTGGCTTCTCGCTTTTCTGATCCAAGTGGAAAATCTAGTAACAAGGGCAAAACCGATCCAAATAGCCCATCAGGACCAGCGACTAGAGAGGGTCCGTCTGCATCGTCGCTTACTAATATTTACCCAACGCCACCATTCGAAGCTGAGCTCCCGTCGTCGGGGCTGAGTAGACCAAGTGATTCAAATGACGTTTTGCCTACTATTAGCAGGGTGTTGCCAGTGAATCGAGACATTATTGCTTCATTGCTTGGCGGTGGAATTGGAAATAAACCTCCGATAGCTCCAAAAACGGCCGCACCATCAGCAACCGACGGTGATGTGTACGATGAGGTAGACGATGAAGAGGACACTGACTCGGTTGATGCAGAAACGGCAgagaagcaacagaaaaacGAACCGGAAAAACCGAACCAATCACGCCCGGAACCAACGGATGCAGGCAGTTGCATCGAGATCGTACTGAAGGTACCTACAGACGCTAGGCATGTAATAGTGCGGACGGAAAATCCAACGTTTAAAACGCAAGATGGAGCTTCGTTGAACGACCTGGTGAACAAAATTGCCCCTGGTGTTTATGATGTCCAGCTGGCCAAGTTTGGTAAGGTGGTGTTTGAGAAGTATGATAAACCCTCGTCCGAGGCAGGATCGGGAGCACCGAGCAATCTGGGAAAGGCATTCAATTATGATGAGCTGGTACCGAAGCCAAGGAATTCTGTCTCTAATGCACGAGTACCGGGAGATAGTACAAATGCGTACCTACCGAAGGCCGATAACGCTCGATCTCGTGTTGACGTTAGTGGTGATGCGAAAAGTGGAAAGTCGGCTAGAGATGAAAATGAGCCAGCAAACCAACGCCACATTCCGGACAGATTCCTAGGAAAGGGACGACGAGGTTGA
- the LOC125771384 gene encoding nucleolar protein dao-5-like isoform X5: MRLDCRWMLLPMLALFVEARDARAYRGGKAEYMKADRKGETQFQHQKTIDGAVLGCFGYVDGQGKMFVTHYLADVSGYRSVSLSAPDKITRDRLKLLRNGEDGPAADLFPVDCTEEGDLGKLQRMADKIKKEFESGNDDEEPQRKSPSYDKKGEPANPTEGGNVPKKSDNDSQKPKKQPSEAIPSEMPNKQQNVRLINVRDPSTFRKPVKKLVESVLPTRKSPTKPGVSNDKSDPANDSQAKAEPGNSTPEKLQYPKSSQQPNQVDQPQSNKRFEKPSEKEQDLSTKPNVAAKTTADTKNTKDDLAAEKPKDELNKDPTDRKQSPKSGNEPSKLYPETSKPEPKKESDKSATKNKKPNKDAKASEKPEDQQDDSNAEDELDDDSNDPKQSSKTGKEPSKADKESPKALTKKGSDDPKESSKSGTEPSKVDKESSKPEPKKGSDKPASKNKTPDDDAKASEKPEDQQDDLNAEDELDDDSNDPKQSSKSGKKPSMADKESSKPETKKGFDDPKESSKSGKEPSKADKESLKAETKKGSDDPKESSKSGTEPSKVDKEFSKPEPKKGSDKPASKNKTPDDDAKASEKPEDQQDDSNAEDELDDDSNAPKQSSKSGKEPSMADKESSKKEPKKGSDKPVSKNKKPHDDAKSSNQPDDQDAENEDGKSVEDDRNASKSVASRFSDPSGKSSNKGKTDPNSPSGPATREGPSASSLTNIYPTPPFEAELPSSGLSRPSDSNDVLPTISRVLPVNRDIIASLLGGGIGNKPPIAPKTAAPSATDGDVYDEVDDEEDTDSVDAETAEKQQKNEPEKPNQSRPEPTDAGSCIEIVLKVPTDARHVIVRTENPTFKTQDGASLNDLVNKIAPGVYDVQLAKFGKVVFEKYDKPSSEAGSGAPSNLGKAFNYDELVPKPRNSVSNARVPGDSTNAYLPKADNARSRVDVSGDAKSGKSARDENEPANQRHIPDRFLGKGRRG; encoded by the exons ATGCGGCTAGACTGCAGATGG ATGCTTTTGCCAATGCTGGCACTTTTCGTCGAAGCTAGAGATGCACGAGCATATCGTGGAG GCAAAGCAGAATACATGAAAGCGGATCGTAAAGGAGAAACCCAGTTTCAGCATCAGAAAACTATCGATGGGGCCGTATTGGGATGCTTCGGATACGTTGACGGACAGGGAAAAATGTTTGTCACTCATTACTTGGCCGATGTGTCGGGATATCGGAGCGTAAGTTTGTCCGCTCCTGATAAAATCACCCGCGATCGTCTCAAATTGTTGAG GAACGGTGAAGATGGACCAGCAGCAGATCTATTTCCGGTCGACTGTACGGAGGAAGGAGATTTGGGAAAGTTGCAACGGATGGctgataaaataaagaaagagtTTGAGAGTGGTAATGATGATGAGGAACCGCAAAGGAAATCTCCCTCCTATGATAAGAAAGGAGAACCAGCCAATCCCACTGAAGGTGGAAATGTTCCGAAAAAGAGTGATAATGATAGTCAAAAGCcgaaaaaacaaccatcagAAGCAATTCCGAGTGAAatgccaaacaaacaacaaaatgttcGATTGATAAACGTCAGAGATCCGAGTACATTTAGAAAACCGGTAAAGAAACTCGTAGAAAGCGTATTACCGACACGGAAATCGCCAACTAAACCAGGTGTAAGTAACGATAAATCAGATCCTGCAAATGATTCTCAAGCGAAAGCAGAACCAGGAAATTCTACTCCTGAAAAACTGCAATATCCGAAGTCATCACAACAACCGAATCAAGTGGACCAGCCGCAATCTAATAAGCGATTTGAGAAACCTTCAGAAAAGGAACAGGACCTGTCCACAAAGCCAAATGTAGCAGCTAAGACAACGGCTGAtactaaaaatacaaaagacgATTTAGCAGCTGAAAAGCCAAAAGATGAACTGAATAAAGACCCAACTGATAGAAAGCAATCGCCGAAGTCCGGAAATGAACCAAGTAAGCTGTATCCAGAAACCTCAAAGCCTGAACCCAAGAAGGAGTCTGATAAGTctgcaaccaaaaacaaaaagcccaACAAAGATGCAAAGGCATCTGAGAAGCCCGAAGATCAACAAGACGATTCGAATGCGGAGGATGAATTAGACGATGATTCTAACGATCCTAAGCAATCGTCGAAGACAGGAAAGGAACCGAGTAAGGCCGATAAAGAATCTCCAAAGGCTTTAACCAAGAAGGGATCTGACGATCCTAAGGAATCGTCGAAGTCAGGAACAGAACCGAGTAAGGTCGACAAAGAATCCTCAAAGCCTGAACCGAAAAAGGGATCTGACAAGCCTGCAAGTAAGAACAAAACGCCCGACGATGATGCAAAAGCATCTGAGAAGCCTGAAGATCAACAAGACGATTTGAATGCGGAGGATGAATTAGACGATGATTCTAACGATCCTAAGCAATCGTCGAAGTCAGGAAAGAAACCGAGTATGGCCGACAAAGAATCCTCAAAGCCTGAAACCAAGAAGGGATTTGACGATCCTAAGGAATCGTCGAAGTCAGGAAAGGAACCAA GCAAGGCCGATAAAGAATCTCTAAAGGCTGAAACCAAGAAGGGATCTGACGATCCTAAGGAATCGTCGAAGTCAGGAACAGAACCGAGTAAGGTCGACAAAGAATTCTCAAAGCCTGAACCGAAAAAGGGATCTGACAAGCCTGCAAGTAAGAACAAAACGCCCGACGATGATGCAAAGGCATCTGAGAAGCCTGAAGATCAACAAGACGATTCGAATGCGGAGGATGAATTAGACGATGATTCCAACGCTCCTAAGCAATCGTCGAAGTCAGGAAAAGAACCGAGTATGGCCGACAAAGAATCCTCAAAGAAAGAACCCAAGAAGGGATCTGACAAACCTGTAAGCAAGAACAAAAAGCCCCACGATGATGCAAAGTCGTCCAACCAACCTGATGATCAGGATGCTGAAAACGAAGACGGGAAATCGGTTGAAGATGACCGAAATGCTTCGAAATCAGTGGCTTCTCGCTTTTCTGATCCAAGTGGAAAATCTAGTAACAAGGGCAAAACCGATCCAAATAGCCCATCAGGACCAGCGACTAGAGAGGGTCCGTCTGCATCGTCGCTTACTAATATTTACCCAACGCCACCATTCGAAGCTGAGCTCCCGTCGTCGGGGCTGAGTAGACCAAGTGATTCAAATGACGTTTTGCCTACTATTAGCAGGGTGTTGCCAGTGAATCGAGACATTATTGCTTCATTGCTTGGCGGTGGAATTGGAAATAAACCTCCGATAGCTCCAAAAACGGCCGCACCATCAGCAACCGACGGTGATGTGTACGATGAGGTAGACGATGAAGAGGACACTGACTCGGTTGATGCAGAAACGGCAgagaagcaacagaaaaacGAACCGGAAAAACCGAACCAATCACGCCCGGAACCAACGGATGCAGGCAGTTGCATCGAGATCGTACTGAAGGTACCTACAGACGCTAGGCATGTAATAGTGCGGACGGAAAATCCAACGTTTAAAACGCAAGATGGAGCTTCGTTGAACGACCTGGTGAACAAAATTGCCCCTGGTGTTTATGATGTCCAGCTGGCCAAGTTTGGTAAGGTGGTGTTTGAGAAGTATGATAAACCCTCGTCCGAGGCAGGATCGGGAGCACCGAGCAATCTGGGAAAGGCATTCAATTATGATGAGCTGGTACCGAAGCCAAGGAATTCTGTCTCTAATGCACGAGTACCGGGAGATAGTACAAATGCGTACCTACCGAAGGCCGATAACGCTCGATCTCGTGTTGACGTTAGTGGTGATGCGAAAAGTGGAAAGTCGGCTAGAGATGAAAATGAGCCAGCAAACCAACGCCACATTCCGGACAGATTCCTAGGAAAGGGACGACGAGGTTGA
- the LOC125771384 gene encoding dentin sialophosphoprotein-like isoform X3, translated as MRLDCRWMLLPMLALFVEARDARAYRGGKAEYMKADRKGETQFQHQKTIDGAVLGCFGYVDGQGKMFVTHYLADVSGYRSVSLSAPDKITRDRLKLLRNGEDGPAADLFPVDCTEEGDLGKLQRMADKIKKEFESGNDDEEPQRKSPSYDKKGEPANPTEGGNVPKKSDNDSQKPKKQPSEAIPSEMPNKQQNVRLINVRDPSTFRKPVKKLVESVLPTRKSPTKPGVSNDKSDPANDSQAKAEPGNSTPEKLQYPKSSQQPNQVDQPQSNKRFEKPSEKEQDLSTKPNVAAKTTADTKNTKDDLAAEKPKDELNKDPTDRKQSPKSGNEPSKLYPETSKPEPKKESDKSATKNKKPNKDAKASEKPEDQQDDSNAEDELDDDSNDPKQSSKTGKEPSKADKESPKALTKKGSDDPKESSKSGTEPSKVDKESSKPEPKKGSDKPASKNKTPDDDAKASEKPEDQQDDLNAEDELDDDSNDPKQSSKSGKKPSMADKESSKPETKKGFDDPKESSKSGKEPSKADKESSKPEPKKGSDDPKESSKSGKEPSKTDKESSKPEPKKGSDKPASKNEKPDDDSKASEKPEDQQDDSNAEDELDDDSNDPKQSSKSGKKPSMADKESSKPETKKGFDDPKESSKSGKEPSKADKESSKPEPKKGSDDPKESSKSGKEPSKADKESLKAETKKGSDDPKESSKSGTEPSKVDKEFSKPEPKKGSDKPASKNKTPDDDAKASEKPEDQQDDSNAEDELDDDSNAPKQSSKSGKEPSMADKESSKKEPKKGSDKPVSKNKKPHDDAKSSNQPDDQDAENEDGKSVEDDRNASKSVASRFSDPSGKSSNKGKTDPNSPSGPATREGPSASSLTNIYPTPPFEAELPSSGLSRPSDSNDVLPTISRVLPVNRDIIASLLGGGIGNKPPIAPKTAAPSATDGDVYDEVDDEEDTDSVDAETAEKQQKNEPEKPNQSRPEPTDAGSCIEIVLKVPTDARHVIVRTENPTFKTQDGASLNDLVNKIAPGVYDVQLAKFGKVVFEKYDKPSSEAGSGAPSNLGKAFNYDELVPKPRNSVSNARVPGDSTNAYLPKADNARSRVDVSGDAKSGKSARDENEPANQRHIPDRFLGKGRRG; from the exons ATGCGGCTAGACTGCAGATGG ATGCTTTTGCCAATGCTGGCACTTTTCGTCGAAGCTAGAGATGCACGAGCATATCGTGGAG GCAAAGCAGAATACATGAAAGCGGATCGTAAAGGAGAAACCCAGTTTCAGCATCAGAAAACTATCGATGGGGCCGTATTGGGATGCTTCGGATACGTTGACGGACAGGGAAAAATGTTTGTCACTCATTACTTGGCCGATGTGTCGGGATATCGGAGCGTAAGTTTGTCCGCTCCTGATAAAATCACCCGCGATCGTCTCAAATTGTTGAG GAACGGTGAAGATGGACCAGCAGCAGATCTATTTCCGGTCGACTGTACGGAGGAAGGAGATTTGGGAAAGTTGCAACGGATGGctgataaaataaagaaagagtTTGAGAGTGGTAATGATGATGAGGAACCGCAAAGGAAATCTCCCTCCTATGATAAGAAAGGAGAACCAGCCAATCCCACTGAAGGTGGAAATGTTCCGAAAAAGAGTGATAATGATAGTCAAAAGCcgaaaaaacaaccatcagAAGCAATTCCGAGTGAAatgccaaacaaacaacaaaatgttcGATTGATAAACGTCAGAGATCCGAGTACATTTAGAAAACCGGTAAAGAAACTCGTAGAAAGCGTATTACCGACACGGAAATCGCCAACTAAACCAGGTGTAAGTAACGATAAATCAGATCCTGCAAATGATTCTCAAGCGAAAGCAGAACCAGGAAATTCTACTCCTGAAAAACTGCAATATCCGAAGTCATCACAACAACCGAATCAAGTGGACCAGCCGCAATCTAATAAGCGATTTGAGAAACCTTCAGAAAAGGAACAGGACCTGTCCACAAAGCCAAATGTAGCAGCTAAGACAACGGCTGAtactaaaaatacaaaagacgATTTAGCAGCTGAAAAGCCAAAAGATGAACTGAATAAAGACCCAACTGATAGAAAGCAATCGCCGAAGTCCGGAAATGAACCAAGTAAGCTGTATCCAGAAACCTCAAAGCCTGAACCCAAGAAGGAGTCTGATAAGTctgcaaccaaaaacaaaaagcccaACAAAGATGCAAAGGCATCTGAGAAGCCCGAAGATCAACAAGACGATTCGAATGCGGAGGATGAATTAGACGATGATTCTAACGATCCTAAGCAATCGTCGAAGACAGGAAAGGAACCGAGTAAGGCCGATAAAGAATCTCCAAAGGCTTTAACCAAGAAGGGATCTGACGATCCTAAGGAATCGTCGAAGTCAGGAACAGAACCGAGTAAGGTCGACAAAGAATCCTCAAAGCCTGAACCGAAAAAGGGATCTGACAAGCCTGCAAGTAAGAACAAAACGCCCGACGATGATGCAAAAGCATCTGAGAAGCCTGAAGATCAACAAGACGATTTGAATGCGGAGGATGAATTAGACGATGATTCTAACGATCCTAAGCAATCGTCGAAGTCAGGAAAGAAACCGAGTATGGCCGACAAAGAATCCTCAAAGCCTGAAACCAAGAAGGGATTTGACGATCCTAAGGAATCGTCGAAGTCAGGAAAGGAACCAAGTAAGGCCGATAAAGAATCCTCAAAGCCTGAACCCAAGAAGGGATCTGACGATCCTAAGGAATCGTCGAAGTCAGGAAAGGAACCAAGTAAGACCGACAAAGAATCCTCAAAGCCTGAACCGAAAAAGGGATCTGACAAGCCTGCAAGTAAGAACGAAAAGCCCGACGATGATTCAAAAGCATCTGAGAAGCCTGAAGATCAACAAGACGATTCGAATGCGGAGGATGAATTAGACGATGATTCTAACGATCCTAAGCAATCGTCGAAGTCAGGAAAGAAACCGAGTATGGCCGACAAAGAATCCTCAAAGCCTGAAACCAAGAAGGGATTTGACGATCCTAAGGAATCTTCGAAGTCAGGAAAGGAACCAAGTAAGGCCGATAAAGAATCCTCAAAGCCTGAACCCAAGAAGGGATCTGACGATCCTAAGGAATCGTCGAAGTCAGGAAAGGAACCAA GCAAGGCCGATAAAGAATCTCTAAAGGCTGAAACCAAGAAGGGATCTGACGATCCTAAGGAATCGTCGAAGTCAGGAACAGAACCGAGTAAGGTCGACAAAGAATTCTCAAAGCCTGAACCGAAAAAGGGATCTGACAAGCCTGCAAGTAAGAACAAAACGCCCGACGATGATGCAAAGGCATCTGAGAAGCCTGAAGATCAACAAGACGATTCGAATGCGGAGGATGAATTAGACGATGATTCCAACGCTCCTAAGCAATCGTCGAAGTCAGGAAAAGAACCGAGTATGGCCGACAAAGAATCCTCAAAGAAAGAACCCAAGAAGGGATCTGACAAACCTGTAAGCAAGAACAAAAAGCCCCACGATGATGCAAAGTCGTCCAACCAACCTGATGATCAGGATGCTGAAAACGAAGACGGGAAATCGGTTGAAGATGACCGAAATGCTTCGAAATCAGTGGCTTCTCGCTTTTCTGATCCAAGTGGAAAATCTAGTAACAAGGGCAAAACCGATCCAAATAGCCCATCAGGACCAGCGACTAGAGAGGGTCCGTCTGCATCGTCGCTTACTAATATTTACCCAACGCCACCATTCGAAGCTGAGCTCCCGTCGTCGGGGCTGAGTAGACCAAGTGATTCAAATGACGTTTTGCCTACTATTAGCAGGGTGTTGCCAGTGAATCGAGACATTATTGCTTCATTGCTTGGCGGTGGAATTGGAAATAAACCTCCGATAGCTCCAAAAACGGCCGCACCATCAGCAACCGACGGTGATGTGTACGATGAGGTAGACGATGAAGAGGACACTGACTCGGTTGATGCAGAAACGGCAgagaagcaacagaaaaacGAACCGGAAAAACCGAACCAATCACGCCCGGAACCAACGGATGCAGGCAGTTGCATCGAGATCGTACTGAAGGTACCTACAGACGCTAGGCATGTAATAGTGCGGACGGAAAATCCAACGTTTAAAACGCAAGATGGAGCTTCGTTGAACGACCTGGTGAACAAAATTGCCCCTGGTGTTTATGATGTCCAGCTGGCCAAGTTTGGTAAGGTGGTGTTTGAGAAGTATGATAAACCCTCGTCCGAGGCAGGATCGGGAGCACCGAGCAATCTGGGAAAGGCATTCAATTATGATGAGCTGGTACCGAAGCCAAGGAATTCTGTCTCTAATGCACGAGTACCGGGAGATAGTACAAATGCGTACCTACCGAAGGCCGATAACGCTCGATCTCGTGTTGACGTTAGTGGTGATGCGAAAAGTGGAAAGTCGGCTAGAGATGAAAATGAGCCAGCAAACCAACGCCACATTCCGGACAGATTCCTAGGAAAGGGACGACGAGGTTGA